In Silurus meridionalis isolate SWU-2019-XX chromosome 11, ASM1480568v1, whole genome shotgun sequence, the sequence agaatggggactaaatgtggaatgggaagttcaaaaagcacatacaagtTTTATGGTTAGGTGCCCAAACATATGCATTTCGGATGAACTTGAAACCAGATAGACGAAGATGTTTTGGCCCTGACACGCCATCTAGTGTTTGCTGTATTTAATTCGCAagctatatataaaattcacaaAGTCACAAAAAATACAGCATAGAAATTTGGGAAAGATTAAATTTGGCAGAAGGCATCGAAATGAACCAGATAATAGCTACTGCATAAAAACAGGAGAGTTTTCACAGGCTTTGAcaggttttacattttatttgccagtttttaataaatacaatggtggtttattttattttatttttaatattcatgaaTGATCTGCTTTTATCAGTGGCATAAAAAAGTTGAATTCTCTGATGGTGCTACCTGGCTCCTGAGGCTGTTTTATATCCTGAAGCACCAGGAAATCCTGCAGAAGAACCCATGAGAATCCTCTGTCTGTCCTCTGAGACCAACAGAGACAAGCGCTGGGAggttgctgtttgtgtgtgcagcAGAAGTAGACATGAGGtcaaaataaaaagtcaatATAAATATCTTTTGCCTTTGTccatcagaaaaagaaaaaaaaccctttctgGAGAATAAAAGGTACAAATATATTTCACTTTCACCATCCATACATGTGCTTAAGTGCCATTGTTGAACATTGTTGTGAACCTGGTGTTAGGATTGAATGCCAagttttgtcttgttttatggGTTTGTGCTTAGTTTCATTACTTAAACATAAATGACCAGTTTTAAATAACTTTTGCCCAGTGGTATGCTTATTCCTTGACCTATGGTTTTAGCATAAAAATGTGTTCTGGATAGAGAGTACACTTGTAAAAGTTGCTCTGGATCAAGTCTGCTTAATGGCAAATTTGCCaatgttttcaaaatgtccATGAGAtaacaggaaacaaaaaataacagtaTGGAgaatattcattcatcttctatCACCTTTATTCATATCTCTTTTTAGTAGGTTTCTGGTTTAATCATAGCAGAAGGTCTCTGTTTTATTCCATCGTTTTAGTTTCCAACCCATTGTGCAGGTCTACCTTTTCACTAATATCATTTACAATACCTATTATACCACTTTCTTTaccaaataaagataaaaacattATCTTGAGCCATTGgttttgttcttattttaaTGTTTCTGCTGAATATAATATTACACTTCACACGTAACAGGGTAATCAGAATTATACCAAATTAACCAGCGCAATCCCCTCCGTGACGTCAAGACAAATTGCTGCTGTTCTGTTTACAGACAATTAAAGAAACGCGTCAGTCGGTAATTCCACATATGAATGTTGCGCAACTGATGTCTGACAGCGCAGGATCAGGATTGATGAAGTGTTGctaaaaatctgtttgtgtaaATTACAACTTACTGACTTACTCCTTGCTCTTGATCTACCACACGTCCTGCTCCTCTGGAGCAGGTCAGCCTTTGCACACCGTGCAGGTAAATATAAGGAATGATGCACGTATAGGATGCTCCTACAAAGCTTTCTATGTCATCTAACACACTGGATGGTGTGACGGAACCAATGATGCTGACGATGAGGTGAATTATCCAGCAGAGTAGGAAAAAAAAGGCCACTGCTACCACACTCTTTGCAGCCCTCACCAGACTTGATTTGGCTTGTGACTTGGATTTGGTAACCACTGGTACACTGTTAGTGTTGTCTGCACTTTTCTCTGGTAAGGCGTTTCCTTCGTTCTTGACCGGCGTGCCTGGCTTCTTCATACgcttttcattctgcagcagaGTGAACACAATCTGGATGCTCGCATAAAGAACCCCGGTAAGTGGAAGCACATTTGCGAGTGTGACATACACCACCTTGTAGGCCTGATTGGCTTCCTCCGAAGGCAGCGCTTCCTTGCAGTCTATGGCAGTTGTGTTCTCAGGATTATCAGCAACAAAGAACAAATGTGGGGCATTGAGGACAAACGCAAAGGTCCAGCTTCCTGCCAGAAGAGCGGCGATGAAGTGAACTTTTTCCATTTGCACAGGAGCTCCTCCGCGTTTCAGAGAGCCCACGAGCTTCTGATGCCAGTAGACTGTGATGAACATGGTGCTCAAGATGCTGCTGGTTTCTGAGAATTCAGGCAGAAAAAATCTAAAGCTGCAAAACACCTTTCCCACAGATAAAAATCGTTCTGTTTGGAAAATGTTAAGGGGGTCAACTAGGTAATTGGTGATCAGATTGGATACAGCCAGGTTTACAAACAGGACGTCGTTCGGACGAAACTGAGAAACGGATTTTGGCAGGGAGCTAATGCACAGCCAGTTGTTCCCAATAATTCCAGCCAGGCACATAATGCCTCTGATTACAATCCTTGTCCAGCGAACTGAATCCATCTCAAACTCTCAAGtactcttttcttttcaaatgcGGTGACGAGTTGCAGCTATTTGGATTATCTGTGTTACTGTCTAACAGTCGATCGGTGGAGTCTGAAATTTATACTAATATCAGAAGACACCTAATTCTATCACTGTGGGTGTGGCATTCAATCTCCTCCTACTGGCTACAAACATAGACGTGTTTTATTTCcaacaaacaaatgtttattttgtgctGACGGACAGTTCTTCAGATGGTCAGCCTGTAAGTAAGAGAACATCATTTTATATAGTCATAGTTATAATGTCCACTAtcctttatttgatttattatattcaacaatgtacaacttgcatgcatacacactatGCAAAGTGTAGTGTATTGCGCAGTTGTTTTGCAAACACATTATTTGTCTTCTTACAAGAGATACTTTGCATGTTCCAACGTATTAAACTCATACATGTCTTGCAAGTCCTGGTGTAATAGACCTTTTCTTTACAGCAGTCATTTTGGCATGAAATAGTGGGACAAATACAGGTGTTAGCAATGACTTTTTAATATTGCATACAAGTATTCTCCTGTATTCTCTGGTTGTATTCTACTAaagagtataaataaataattatttatggtCATTATACAATTGCTGAAACAACAAATCTAAGACGTTTGCACATtgttgtgtgcatgtttgtatgtatgtgtgtatatatatgtttgtatgtatgtgtatatatatatatatatatatatatatatatatatatatatatatatatatatatatatatataatatatgctaCACTCAGTATTCCATAAtgacagaattctagaaatgtctgtaaattttttcaaatgaaaaaactgaaatatcacatgtacataagtattcagaccctttaccCACTACTTAGTTGAAACACCTTTGGCAACCATTACAGCCTTAAGTCTTTTTGGGTATGATatgcaacaagctttgcacacaTGAATTAGGGGAgtttctgccattcttcatggcaaatcctcTTGGGATGgttcaggttggatggggactGTCAGTGGACAGCCACTTTCAGGTCTATCTAGAGATGTTAAAtagggtttaagtcagggctctggctgatCCACtttaggacattcacagagttgccTCTAAGCCACTcgtgttgtcttggctgtgtgcttaggatTGTTGTCATGTAGGAAGGTAAACCTTCGGCCCAGACTGTGGTCCTAAACGCTGTGTAACAGATTTTTATTAAGGATATCTCCATACTTTGCTTTCCCTAAAACCTGATCGGGTGTGCAAAGTCCCTGCTGAAGAATGACGCTGCCACAGAAGaatgctgccaccatcatgcttaCTTTTGGGATGGCTTTGGgcaggtgatgagtggtgcctgATTTACTCCAGGCATAACGTTCAGAACTAAGGCCTaacagttcaatctttgtttcattaaaCCAGAGAATTTTGTTCAACACAgcctgagagtccttcagggtTTTCATGGATTTTgtactgaggagaggcttccatCTAGCCATTTGCCATAGAGCCCAGATCGGTGgggtgctgcagagatggttttCCTTCTTGAAATTTGTCCCATCTTCACACAGGATTTCTGAAACTCTATCAAAGTTAGCAAAAAGTTTttggtcacctctcttactAAGTCCTTTCTCCCTCAATTGTTCAGTTTGACCGGTCGACCAGCTCTTGGAAAAGTCCTGGGTGTGCCACACTTTTTCCATTTAAGAaatatggaggccactgtgctcttgggaacCTTCAGTGCAATAGTAATTCTTTGTAGCCTTCCCgagatctgtgccttgcaacaatcctgtaTCTGAGTTTTGCAAGCAGTTCCTTTGACCATATAGTTTAGTTTTTGACTTTCCAAATTATGTCCAATAAGCAAAATGTGTAGAAACATCTAAGCAATGATCAAGAGAAATGGGAGGCCCCCTAAGCTAATTTTCGAGTGTTGTTGCAAAAGTCGGAATACTTATTTACATGTTATATTTTAGGTTTTTTGAAGATGAAACAATTTatagacatttctagaattcagttttcactttgtcattatgggtttagattaatgagaaaaacaaatacatttgataTTCAAAATCAAACGATTGTAGTATAAAGctgcaaaataacaaaattttaaaaagtgaaggaggtctgaatacttttcTTAATGCATACCTTATACATTTGTACAAAGCACTAGTCAACTCACACTTACTTTTATGGACCTAAATATatagtctatatatatatttatatatattaggtctgaacagaaatgcattttttcAGCCTTATGTAAGTCCACACAACAAAGTCTAATTTACAaatagaattaataataataataataataataataataataataacaataataattataataaggcataatataaaaatgcacaGTCAGTTGAATTTGTATTGTTGTACTTACTTTTTTTCTCAGATGAAAATCACATTCTTTATACATGGAATTAGGAAATCCGATGAATTACTTATACTTTACCAATAGgttaaaaaaagtacagaatTTATTAATGGTATTAAATATGGTAAGATTCGATTTGGCTGATCtgattatttttaatgcattttgacAGTTCTTGATCCCAGTAGGGCGCCGCTCCTGTGCGCGTTCTCGCGCGGGCTCTTTCTTCGTCGTGAACGCGTCTTATTCCATGGCAACGAAACGGGAGTCTGTGTAGCACCGGAAGTGGAGGGAAattcgaaagaaaaaaaataccgtTATGATttgtaaacaaatattttttgttttagagtTTTGGCATGATTGTAACATTCTGCCAGAGATGGAAATCATAAAGTAATAGTCAGAAAGTATATTTGGCTTGTTTTAGCGCTTGGCTTCTATCATAGGGTTCTATCTCAGGTCGCTAGCTAGTGTGCTAACAAACATGGAATGTTATTTTTTCGGTCAGTAGCTGGTTATTATagatacattttcatatttttgtttcttatcTTATTATTGCGGTGATAGACCAGATTTTCCGACCGTTATCTAGGAATTATCTAGGCGTTTAGCCAGCTGGTTGCAATATGTCCTCATTTTAAACATGAACTGCGGCGTAAAAGGCAGAAAATGCAGAACCTCTGAAGTCTCTCAGATCAGACGCCGAACATGGATGTGAAGCTCGAGGTGCTGCTGTCGTCCTGCATCAAGAGGAGAAAACCATGGCCGAGGTTTTGTTGGCTGGGAAAGGTGAGACTGATGTTTCATTGTGGCTCAGACCAGAAAGTGACCTTTTAACCAGTCTCATTAGGATTTCTTTAAGTCCATACACA encodes:
- the LOC124393694 gene encoding uncharacterized protein LOC124393694 isoform X2, with product MDSVRWTRIVIRGIMCLAGIIGNNWLCISSLPKSVSQFRPNDVLFVNLAVSNLITNYLVDPLNIFQTERFLSVGKVFCSFRFFLPEFSETSSILSTMFITVYWHQKLVGSLKRGGAPVQMEKVHFIAALLAGSWTFAFVLNAPHLFFVADNPENTTAIDCKEALPSEEANQAYKNEKRMKKPGTPVKNEGNALPEKSADNTNSVPVVTKSKSQAKSSLVRAAKSVVAVAFFFLLCWIIHLIVSIIGSVTPSSVLDDIESFVGASYTCIIPYIYLHGVQRLTCSRGAGRVVDQEQGVSQTAAICLDVTEGIALVNLV
- the LOC124393694 gene encoding alpha-1A adrenergic receptor-like isoform X1, translating into MDSVRWTRIVIRGIMCLAGIIGNNWLCISSLPKSVSQFRPNDVLFVNLAVSNLITNYLVDPLNIFQTERFLSVGKVFCSFRFFLPEFSETSSILSTMFITVYWHQKLVGSLKRGGAPVQMEKVHFIAALLAGSWTFAFVLNAPHLFFVADNPENTTAIDCKEALPSEEANQAYKVVYVTLANVLPLTGVLYASIQIVFTLLQNEKRMKKPGTPVKNEGNALPEKSADNTNSVPVVTKSKSQAKSSLVRAAKSVVAVAFFFLLCWIIHLIVSIIGSVTPSSVLDDIESFVGASYTCIIPYIYLHGVQRLTCSRGAGRVVDQEQGVSQTAAICLDVTEGIALVNLV
- the LOC124393694 gene encoding uncharacterized protein LOC124393694 isoform X3 — encoded protein: MFITVYWHQKLVGSLKRGGAPVQMEKVHFIAALLAGSWTFAFVLNAPHLFFVADNPENTTAIDCKEALPSEEANQAYKVVYVTLANVLPLTGVLYASIQIVFTLLQNEKRMKKPGTPVKNEGNALPEKSADNTNSVPVVTKSKSQAKSSLVRAAKSVVAVAFFFLLCWIIHLIVSIIGSVTPSSVLDDIESFVGASYTCIIPYIYLHGVQRLTCSRGAGRVVDQEQGVSQTAAICLDVTEGIALVNLV